A stretch of DNA from Terriglobales bacterium:
CGGCGGCCCGGTCGCGGAAATGCTTGATCACCGCCGAACTCCGGGCGCGCACATCGGGCGAAGGGTCACTCGCCAGGTGCTCCAGAAACAAGGTGTACAACTCGGCGGGAAAATCGTTCTTGTTGAGGATGCCCCGCTTCCCTTCCCGTGCCGTGATCTCGCGGATGGCGTCCACCAGGTTGAAGCGCAGCTGATCGTCGGGGTGGGTGAGGAAGGGGATGAAGCGGTGGAGGTCGCTTAGCCCGTAACAGACCAGAGCGGACTTGGCCGAACGCGCCGAGACCGATCCCGGCACGCGCAGGGCCTGTCGGAGCTCCTCGACGATCAAGGGGACGGCCTCGGCTCTGCGGTTGCGACCCATCGAAGTGACCGCCACCCGCCGGACCTCGACCGCGGGGTCGAGCAGCGCCTCCGCCAGAAAGGGCTGGGCATACTCCGGGGCGAGTCGCCCGAGGTGGTCCACGGCGATCATGCGGGTCACGTAAAGGAGCTTCAGACGGCGCACCGGCGCCAGCCACCCGCCGCGCCCGTGGGCGGCCAGCTCCATTTTTTCTTGCTGCAGGGACCGCAGCACCATGAGGCTTGCCCGCTTGCGGCCGAACGCCTGTGCCGCCCACTGGTCCACATAGCCCAGCGCAAAGAACAGTTCTGAGACCCGGCGGGCGTTTTCCGGCGTCACCTGGGACAGCAGCATCTGCTGCACGGCGTCGATCTCCGCCTCGGCATCCGCCTCGCGCAGGACCTCCCGGGCGTGCTCCACGGAGATGTTGTGGGCGATGAACTCGGCGACCGGCACCTGGTAGCGGTCGCGGGCTGCATCCTTGGCCTCGAAATAACGCTTCCGGGCGGCGCGGCGATAGAACACGAAGCACAGGAACACGGTGTTCACGGCGATGACCATGACGATCAGCCAGAGAACAAGCACCCCGAGGTCTTCGATCAGAAACAAGGTTCACCGGTCCTGGCGGTCAACCGCCCACATTCGAGATCGCCGATTCTCCTGGCGATTTCAGGTGCCTCTAGGGAGTGCTTGATTTCAGGTAATGGATCGCGGCGCCGACGGGCCGTGATTCCTGTCGGGTAGCGCTTCATTGAGGCGTGACCTGAAACCGGAACGACCTAACCAGGTTCCTGGGAGGCCCTGTTATTCTCAACAAAGCCGCCAGCGGCGTCAAATACTGCGGCTAGAGGCAGGATGGCGGCAGCGGGCGGGTGGGAAGCCCGGGGGGAACTTTACCAGAGAGGATTGCCTTGCTTGTCGCGGAAGGCGAAAGTGTTCTGCCCGCGGACGATCTCCCGCGCCAGGATCGCATCCTCCCCGCCTTCCAGCTTCACCTTCGAACCCACGACTTCGATGTGCTGCCCTTTTTCGAAGAGGATGTCGTATTCCTTCATGAATTTCGACGCCGCCACGTGCACCGTGAGCGCGCCGGCACCGGTTTTGAGAACCAGGTGATATCCGATGGTCCCGCTGACCGGGCACTCGAATTCCTTCACTTCTTCGATGGTGCCGCTGATCTTGGTCTCGGTGGCGGGGTCATATTTCACCTTGGGACGCTTTTCCGTCGCCCAAGCGCTGCCCCACAGAACAACAGCCAGTGTGGCGAAGATCACGTAACGCGCCAGTCGCAGCATCATCCACCTCCTCGATCATTGCCCGGGGGATCGCTACTTCTACGATATCCCCCGAAGATGGCCCTCTTCCGTGACGCAAATCACAACCTCAAGCCCGTTGACTGGCCGGTGACTACTGCGTCTTTTTTGCTGTTTTTTGAGCTGGAGTAGTGGCAAAATTCAGCCTCCCCCAGGGTTAAGGTTTCGGGTTCAGGTGTCGGCGTGAGCTCGGCACAGATGCTCCCTCTTGACAGCAAAGTCAAGAGTTCCAGGTTCGGAAGCCTTAGAAAGGAAAGAAGGTAGCCTTTTCAGCGGTGAAGTGGTATTACTTCGACCGCTTAGTAACCACAGTAGTAACGTCAGGCGACACACTGCCCACACCTTACACGGGAGCACCAATGCGTCTGCACAGCCGCTTCGTTCCCAGGTCGGCCTATGCGCACCGCTACCCATCGCCAGACGCACGCAGGGGAGGAGAGAACATGAGCTGGAACACACGTCACGCCCTTCTATTGATTCTGGTCGTCCTAGGCTGCACCGGGTGGATGCTGGGGGCGTCGCAGAACGCCGTCATCTACGGAACCGTGTACAACGTGGCCAGCAATCCGATGCCGGACGTCACGGTGGTGCTGGAGAACAAGGCGCTCGGCATCACGCGAACGACGGTCACCGGCTCCGACGGTTCGTACACCTTCACCGAAGTCCCTCCAGCCGACAACTACTCGGTGACAGCGAAGCAGGGCGGCAGGACCCTGGACCAGCGCACCGGGGTCACGGTCAACGTGGGCGACGAGCGCGTGATCCTTCCTCCTTTGACGGAACAGCCGGTGGTGGCTGCGGGCGCCCCCGGGGGGGCGAAGCCGGCCCCGCAGCCGACCCGCGGCGCTCCCACCGTGCGCAATGAAACCATCACCACCGCCATCAGCGGTGTGGTCACCGGCGATCAGCTGCGTGCCCTTCCACTCTACAACCGCAACTTCCTGGTCCTGGGCCTGATCACCCCCAACGTGCACGACGCGGAACAGGGCTCGCCTCTGACCGGCGCCTCTTTCAGCGTGGCCGGCGGGCGCACGACGGAGAACAACTTCCTCCTCGACGGATCCGACAACCTGGCCAGCAGCAGCAACCAAGCTATTCCCTTTCAGGTGAACGACTCGATCCAGGAGTTCCGCGTCATCTCAGGAACGGCAAATGCCGAGTACGGCCGCAACCTCTCCGGCACGGTGAACGTGGTCACCAAACGTGCGGTCAATTCGTTCCATGGCAGTGCGTATGGATACTTCGCCAATGAGGCGCTGAACGCGGACACTCCCTTATCGGTTTACAACGGCGGGACCTTCGACCAGGCCGCCGCGTACGCAGGCAGCTCCACCGTTTCGCCCCAAGCCAGCGGCTCGCTGGCGTACTACACGCCGTTCAGCTATAACCAGTTCGTCGCCAACGCCCAGTCGCAGGGGTTCTGCACTGATTCCATCGGCAGCGGAGCGGCGGGATCCGTCCCCTGCGCCAACGGCGGTATGGGTCTGAATACGAGGTTCGAACCAGCTGTCATCCTGAAGAACCACAACTCGTTCTCCCAACCGTTCGACTCGAAACAGTTTGGCGCCAGCGGGGGCGGGGCGCTGGTCAAGGACAAGTTGTTCGTCTTCGGCAGTTACGAAGGGACGCTGATCGAGAACCGCAATCCGGTCCTGGAGCGCGTACCGTCCAGCTTTGATAAGGCCGACCACGGATACGGATTCGCGTCAGGGTTGGGGACGGCTGATCCGAACTACGCGCTGGCGCAGAACATCCTCAGCCTGTACCCGGCTTCCACGATCAATCAGTTGGGCTCGGGGGCGGTGCCCGGCGTGCTTGAGTTCTATCAAGGCGAAACGCCGAACTACACGCACGTGCACAACTTCCTGTTCCGCACCGACTACGTCAAATCGGAAAAGACCACCGTTTCCCTGCGCTATGTGGCCCAGTTCCTGAAGCAGCTCCACGACGATACGCTGCCCCAAGTGGGCGCCTATCCTGGCAATGGCGCCTTCCGCGACGCCGTCAACCAGAATGCCAGCCTGGCCCTCAGTCATAGTTTCACGCCAAAGCTCATCAACGAGCTGCGCCTGGGCTACAGCCGCTTTGACATCGGGGAATCTCCCCAGGACGCCAGTTTTGATGCCACTACCCTTGGATTGCCGAGCAAGCAGATGCCGACCATCCTGCTGAGCGGCATCGATACCCAGAGCAGCGGCGCGGCCCCGGGGACACTGGGTGCGTTCGGACCCTGGCTTGACGTCAGCGGTGGTACCGCGACCATGTTCCCCTGGGCCGACGGGCGCTTCCCGTTTACCCGCCTGGGCGCGCCTCTCGGAGCTCCCGGCGAACGCCGGGATTCCACCTTCTCCGTTTCTGACAGCGTCAGCTGGTCAATCGGCCGGCATTCCTTCAAGTTCGGCGGGGAGTTCCGCCACCTGGACAACGACTTCTCCAATGGCGCCTTCAACCGCGGATTCATCTATTCGGGCAACATCGGCGAATTCACCAACGATAGCGAGAGCTGCAATATCGACATTAATTTCTTCGGCGCCTGCTTTGGGAATGCGTTCATGCGTCCCAGCTTCGACTTTGCCCAATCCAATCCCTGGTACAGCGGGAAGTTCAGTTCGTATGTGATCGCGGGATATGCGCAGGATACCTGGCGCATCCACAAGAACGTGACCTTGAACTACGGACTGCGGTACGAATACTTCTCTGTTCCTTACGAGATCAACAACAACATCTGGAACTTTGATCCAACGGCGAACGGGCTGGTGCAGCAGAATGGCACCGGCATCGTCGACGCGTATGGTAACAGCTGCAGCGCGACGAATCCGCTCTGGGGCGTAATCGACCCCTATCTCAATTACCTGTTTGGTGGTCTGCCCGTCGACAACTGGGCCACGACCGCGCAAGCTCCCTACTCCACGGCGGGATGCGCAGCCGCCGGCAGCGGCGGCTACAACAAGATTGCCGATAGCAACAAGAAGAATTTCGCGCCTCGTGTGGGCATCGCCTGGAACGTCCGCGGAGACGCCGTGGCCCGCCCCACCGTCGTCCGCGCCGGCTTCGGCATGTTCTACGACCAGACGCCGCTCAGCTACTTCTCCCAGATGCTGTACAACAAGCCCTTGGGCGCTCCGAATTCCGTGCTCGGTCAACACTTCCTGGGTACCGACCTGGCCGCCTCTGCGATCTGCGTCGGGAATGGCGGGGGAACGGGAGCATCCCAGTGCGGCCTCGGCAACACCATCATCGATCCCTCCGTGCAGACAAGCGTAGCGCCGGTGAATCCCTTCAGCTTCCTCCCTCCTCCCGCTGGAGCAACGTGGAGCTTTTACAGCGCGATGACCCAGCCATTCGCGGTTTCCGCGCGTGATACGGCGCATTCTGGCACTCCCTGGGCATACCAGGCCAGCTTCACCGTGCAGCAGCAGATCTCGTCCAAGCTGACCACCGAGGTCGGCTACGTGTACACGCACGCCCGCTCGTTGCCGGTCATCTACGACCAGAACTACGCAAACGAATGGGGCCACGTGCAGTTCCTTGGGACGGGTCCTGCAATCAGCAGTGTGATGCAGGACAACATGTCCCAGGTCCCCGTGTACACCATGACCAACCGGGGCAAGTCGTCGTACCACGGGCTGATGGCGCGCGCCCGCCTGCTCGGGTGGCACGGGCTGCGCGTGAACGGCACCTACTCCTGGTCGAAATCGCTGGACAATTCTTCCACCGGGGTCTTCCCGACGCTGCCCATGTCACCGCGCGGCATGCTGCTGAGCGGGCAGTACTTTGCCAACTCCTCCTACCCGGCGGCGGTAATCCTCTTCGGCAACACAGACATCCTCGGGTTCCCACTACCGGGAGCAGCCCAGAGCGCGTCCCTGGTCTTCCCGAACCTGGACTTCAGCCCAGGCGCGCTGACCACCACCGGTGCTCGACCGGTACTGGTCACGCCTTATCTGATTCCGCAGGATCCATTCAACTTCCTGGTCAACGACTACGGACGGTCGGATTTCGACACCAAGCACCGCTTTACCTTGGACTAT
This window harbors:
- a CDS encoding HEAT repeat domain-containing protein, which encodes MFLIEDLGVLVLWLIVMVIAVNTVFLCFVFYRRAARKRYFEAKDAARDRYQVPVAEFIAHNISVEHAREVLREADAEAEIDAVQQMLLSQVTPENARRVSELFFALGYVDQWAAQAFGRKRASLMVLRSLQQEKMELAAHGRGGWLAPVRRLKLLYVTRMIAVDHLGRLAPEYAQPFLAEALLDPAVEVRRVAVTSMGRNRRAEAVPLIVEELRQALRVPGSVSARSAKSALVCYGLSDLHRFIPFLTHPDDQLRFNLVDAIREITAREGKRGILNKNDFPAELYTLFLEHLASDPSPDVRARSSAVIKHFRDRAAADALRKLLRDENDIVRLHAVRACSDRHYAELSDDLLQRVGDQRWRVREAAVRALAALGPAATNRLYQQFVGSQDQYASEQVADEIQRTGLFRDMLAAMAGGGSDAEIAAAACKKMVVVGKTSLPTNAVLSVESQPLRLVLLDALAAAPTQEFAEVLAYLQSTDTGPVGSRAAFLLQSGRMQAFKAGGAN
- a CDS encoding TonB-dependent receptor — translated: MSWNTRHALLLILVVLGCTGWMLGASQNAVIYGTVYNVASNPMPDVTVVLENKALGITRTTVTGSDGSYTFTEVPPADNYSVTAKQGGRTLDQRTGVTVNVGDERVILPPLTEQPVVAAGAPGGAKPAPQPTRGAPTVRNETITTAISGVVTGDQLRALPLYNRNFLVLGLITPNVHDAEQGSPLTGASFSVAGGRTTENNFLLDGSDNLASSSNQAIPFQVNDSIQEFRVISGTANAEYGRNLSGTVNVVTKRAVNSFHGSAYGYFANEALNADTPLSVYNGGTFDQAAAYAGSSTVSPQASGSLAYYTPFSYNQFVANAQSQGFCTDSIGSGAAGSVPCANGGMGLNTRFEPAVILKNHNSFSQPFDSKQFGASGGGALVKDKLFVFGSYEGTLIENRNPVLERVPSSFDKADHGYGFASGLGTADPNYALAQNILSLYPASTINQLGSGAVPGVLEFYQGETPNYTHVHNFLFRTDYVKSEKTTVSLRYVAQFLKQLHDDTLPQVGAYPGNGAFRDAVNQNASLALSHSFTPKLINELRLGYSRFDIGESPQDASFDATTLGLPSKQMPTILLSGIDTQSSGAAPGTLGAFGPWLDVSGGTATMFPWADGRFPFTRLGAPLGAPGERRDSTFSVSDSVSWSIGRHSFKFGGEFRHLDNDFSNGAFNRGFIYSGNIGEFTNDSESCNIDINFFGACFGNAFMRPSFDFAQSNPWYSGKFSSYVIAGYAQDTWRIHKNVTLNYGLRYEYFSVPYEINNNIWNFDPTANGLVQQNGTGIVDAYGNSCSATNPLWGVIDPYLNYLFGGLPVDNWATTAQAPYSTAGCAAAGSGGYNKIADSNKKNFAPRVGIAWNVRGDAVARPTVVRAGFGMFYDQTPLSYFSQMLYNKPLGAPNSVLGQHFLGTDLAASAICVGNGGGTGASQCGLGNTIIDPSVQTSVAPVNPFSFLPPPAGATWSFYSAMTQPFAVSARDTAHSGTPWAYQASFTVQQQISSKLTTEVGYVYTHARSLPVIYDQNYANEWGHVQFLGTGPAISSVMQDNMSQVPVYTMTNRGKSSYHGLMARARLLGWHGLRVNGTYSWSKSLDNSSTGVFPTLPMSPRGMLLSGQYFANSSYPAAVILFGNTDILGFPLPGAAQSASLVFPNLDFSPGALTTTGARPVLVTPYLIPQDPFNFLVNDYGRSDFDTKHRFTLDYVWETKSSSKWWDDWSFSGIFTAQSGQPFSIFGGPIAGAIDQRAELGVPAGDIVITDNPNGAIDPSQFIFVLNSTVCPSFIPANNASTFMPAPGVACTGRSGRNAFIGPKYINLNVGIQKGFTIFGEGKKLYLRAELFNLLDRANYYNPISSISDNGVSESGAFGQIKSAHDPRQIQLAVRFSW